The window GGTGGATGGCACGGGCCAGGGGTATTTCCGCACCGTTTGCGACTACGTCCATCTGAACCCGGCGCGGGCCGGGTTGTTGGCGGCGGGTGAGCGACTGAGCCGCTATCGGTGGAGCAGTTGGCCGGAGTACTTGAAGGCGCCCAACAAACGGCGGGTTTGGCTGCGCGTGAACCGGCTGATGGGAGAATACGGCATTCCCAAGGACAGTCCGGCGGGACGACGGGCGTTGGCGCGAGCGATGGAGGCAAGACGGAGGGAAGAGGAGCCTGCCGACTACGCGGCGATCCGGAGGGGGTGGTGTTTCGGCGATGATGAATTTCGCAAGGA is drawn from Kiritimatiellia bacterium and contains these coding sequences:
- a CDS encoding transposase yields the protein WEVHAFCLMANHFHLVVETPGGNLVPGMKWLLGTYTMRFNRRHRLTGHLFAGRYKALVVDGTGQGYFRTVCDYVHLNPARAGLLAAGERLSRYRWSSWPEYLKAPNKRRVWLRVNRLMGEYGIPKDSPAGRRALARAMEARRREEEPADYAAIRRGWCFGDDEFRK